Proteins co-encoded in one Zygotorulaspora mrakii chromosome 5, complete sequence genomic window:
- the MCM3 gene encoding MCM DNA helicase complex subunit MCM3 (similar to Saccharomyces cerevisiae MCM3 (YEL032W); ancestral locus Anc_1.477), whose amino-acid sequence MDYADGNANGPENDLNFAPDAVFSDRVRRFQEFLDSFTVYKDAVRSIQLYNSSITDVQNSDLDKPKKDSENANESLIQRVTISLDDLREFDRSFWYGVLNDPAHFIPPAEKALTELASSMNDTPTSAASDSLSARHPWRSSFKGSFGSHALSPRTLNSNFLNKMISVEGIVTRTSLVRPKLVRSVHFAEKTGRFHYRDYTDSTTTLTTRIPTPAIYPTEDADGNKLTTEYGYCTYLDHQRITVQEMPEMAPAGQLPRSVDVILDDDLVDKTKPGDRINIIGVYKSMGAGGLNQGESNTLNGFRTLIIGNTVYPLHARSTGVSARQTLSDNDIRNINKLSKRTDIFDVLAQSLAPSIYGHEHIKRAVLLMLMGGVEKNLENGSHLRGDINILMVGDPSTAKSQMLRFVLNTASLAIATTGRGSSGVGLTAAVTTDKETGERRLEAGAMVLADRGVVCIDEFDKMTDVDRVAIHEVMEQQTVTIAKAGIHTTLNARCSVIAAANPVFGQYDINRDPHQNIALPDSLLSRFDLLFVVTDDINEIRDRSISEHVLRTHRYLPPGYLEGEPIRESINLSLAVGVDEDQEENLENPNEMQAMNDEDDEEHIFEKFNPLLQAGAKLAKNRGNHLGDEIPSIVTIPFLRKYVQYAKERVVPQLTTDAIDVIVKGYSELRSDENTKKSPITARTLETLIRLSTAHAKVRLSKTVNKRDALVASSLLRLALLGEDIGNDIYYDDLSDEVTKRSPHKSPKKKPRSNGSSNSSPNKPRTPSRRTTPLAMGTNSATRRRLQFDPRNQDEDYEVELHEKLQDEASELTRQPNMSPLPADEEEDLQRRLQLGLRVSPRRKDQLSPGNTGPLSEVGGTPRLPNVPAAAQNDDEQIQITASFEDTEPGTISTGRLSLISGIIARLTQTELFEEESYPVASLFDRINEELEEEEKFSAPEYLAGLRIMAERNNLMVADGKVWRV is encoded by the coding sequence ATGGATTACGCTGATGGGAATGCCAATGGGCCGGAAAATGATCTTAATTTTGCTCCAGATGCGGTTTTCTCCGATAGAGTACGCAGATTTCAAGAGTTCTTAGATTCATTCACTGTTTACAAAGATGCTGTTAGATCTATTCAGTTGTATAATAGTTCAATTACCGACGTGCAAAATTCGGATTTGGATAAACCGAAAAAAGACTCAGAAAATGCGAATGAGTCGCTGATACAAAGGGTCACCATTTCACTAGACGATTTACGAGAATTCGATAGATCCTTTTGGTATGGTGTATTGAACGATCCTGCGCATTTCATTCCACCTGCAGAGAAGGCTCTTACAGAATTGGCTTCTTCGATGAATGATACACCAACAAGCGCCGCCTCGGATTCGTTATCTGCAAGACATCCTTGGCGTTCGTCTTTCAAGGGCTCGTTTGGTTCTCATGCATTATCTCCAAGGACTTTGAATTCCAATTTCTTAAATAAAATGATTTCTGTCGAAGGTATTGTCACGAGAACTTCTTTAGTACGTCCAAAACTTGTTAGATCTGTTCATTTTGCCGAGAAGACAGGTAGATTTCACTATAGAGATTACACAGATTCGACGACAACTTTAACAACTCGAATACCAACACCGGCAATTTATCCAACAGAAGATGCTGATGGCAATAAATTAACCACTGAATATGGCTATTGCACTTATTTAGATCATCAACGTATTACGGTACAGGAAATGCCGGAAATGGCTCCTGCTGGTCAGTTACCAAGATCTGTTGATGTAATTTTAGATGATGATCTTGTGGATAAGACTAAGCCCGGTGATAGAATTAATATCATTGGTGTGTACAAGTCAATGGGTGCTGGTGGGCTTAACCAAGGAGAATCTAATACTTTGAACGGTTTCAGAACTTTGATTATTGGTAATACAGTTTACCCACTACATGCAAGATCGACCGGTGTTTCGGCACGGCAAACATTATCCGACAATGATATCAGAAATATTAAtaaactttcaaaaaggaCTGATATTTTCGATGTATTGGCACAATCTTTAGCTCCTTCGATTTATGGTCATGAACATATTAAAAGAGCTGTGCTATTGATGCTTATGGGTGgtgttgaaaagaatttaGAAAATGGCTCTCATTTAAGGGGTGACATCAACATTTTAATGGTTGGTGATCCTTCTACCGCGAAATCTCAAATGTTAAGATTTGTTCTAAACACTGCATCGCTAGCAATAGCAACTACTGGTAGAGGCTCTTCAGGTGTTGGTTTAACAGCAGCAGTTACTACGGATAAAGAAACTGGTGAAAGAAGATTGGAAGCAGGTGCAATGGTTCTCGCCGATCGCGGAGTTGTTtgtattgatgaatttgataagaTGACAGATGTTGACAGAGTTGCCATTCATGAAGTTATGGAACAACAAACTGTTACAATCGCTAAAGCCGGTATTCATACAACTCTTAATGCTCGTTGTAGCGTGATTGCTGCTGCCAATCCTGTTTTTGGTCAATACGATATCAATAGAGATCCACATCAGAATATTGCATTACCAGATTCTTTACTTTCACGTTTTGATCTTTTATTCGTTGTTACTGATGATATTAATGAGATTAGGGATAGATCAATCAGTGAACATGTCTTAAGAACTCATAGATATTTACCTCCAGGTTATTTGGAAGGTGAACCTATTCGTGAGTCAATTAATTTATCGTTAGCAGTTGGTGTGGATGAAGACCAAGAAGAGAATTTAGAAAACCCCAATGAAATGCAAGCTatgaatgatgaagatgatgaagaacaTATTTTTGAGAAGTTTAATCCATTGTTGCAAGCAGGTGCGAAGTTGGCTAAAAATAGAGGTAACCACTTGGGGGATGAGATTCCCAGTATCGTTACTATACCTTTCTTAAGAAAATATGTTCAGtatgcaaaagaaagagttGTTCCTCAATTGACCACAGATGCTATAGATGTGATAGTTAAAGGCTATTCAGAATTAAGAAGCGAtgaaaatacaaaaaaatcaccAATCACAGCAAGAACATTAGAAACTCTAATTAGATTATCTACAGCTCATGCTAAAGTAAGGCTATCAAAGACGGTAAACAAACGCGACGCTTTAGTGGCATCGAGTCTTTTAAGACTTGCATTGTTAGGTGAGGACATTGGTAATGATATTTATTACGACGATCTGAGTGATGAAGTGACGAAACGTTCGCCCCACAAATCaccaaaaaagaaaccaCGGTCAAATggttcttcaaattcttcaccCAACAAACCGCGGACGCCCTCAAGAAGGACAACTCCACTGGCGATGGGCACTAATTCAGCCACTCGAAGAAGACTACAGTTTGATCCTCGTAATCAGGATGAAGATTACGAAGTTGAGTTacatgaaaaattacaagaTGAAGCTTCAGAATTGACGCGACAGCCAAATATGTCACCATTACCAgctgatgaagaggaagatttACAAAGAAGATTGCAACTCGGATTAAGGGTGTCTCCTAGAAGAAAAGACCAGCTAAGTCCTGGTAACACAGGACCCTTAAGCGAAGTTGGCGGTACACCTAGACTACCTAACGTACCTGCTGCTGCTCAGAATGATGATGAACAAATACAAATTACAGCTTCATTTGAAGACACAGAACCTGGTACCATTTCAACAGGTAGATTGTCCTTAATCTCAGGTATAATTGCAAGATTGACTCAGACTGAATTATTCGAAGAGGAGTCATACCCCGTTGCCTCTTTGTTTGACAGAATCAACGAAGAAttagaagaagaggaaaaattttcagctCCTGAATATTTAGCTGGTTTAAGAATCATGGCTGAAAGGAACAATTTAATGGTTGCAGACGGTAAAGTCTGGAGAGTTTAG
- the ANP1 gene encoding Anp1p (similar to Saccharomyces cerevisiae ANP1 (YEL036C); ancestral locus Anc_1.479) has product MKYKNGFDYSSLISIAGSILAVVLFLRILVSVGVGSGVRWGAAGALPFLKPFAPKFKGVPDVEFYDLRNYQGDKDGWQRQNRILFCVPLRDASEHLPRFFKHLSQMTYPHNLIDLSFLVSDSSDDTMEVLLTNLHNLQSHKDKFKRFGNIEIFEKDFGQAIGQSFSDRHGFEAQGPRRKLMARARNWLGSVALKPYHSWVYWRDVDVELAPESIMEDLMHHDKDVIVPNVWRPLPDWLGNIQPYDLNSWKESEAGIQLASSLNDDAVIVEGYPEYATWRTHLAYMRDPGGNPEDEMELDGIGGVSILAKAKVFRTGSHFPAFSFEKHAETEAFGKLSRRMNYNVVGLPHYVIWHIYEPSTEDLKHMAWMAEEERRKLEEKRLREFYDLIWETGFEDIRMDWSNERQAILKNLDHDAASDRRIEVDWSDPDAATNEDGDTQDGENKDDSSTPEEIPLDFDPDN; this is encoded by the coding sequence ATGAAATATAAGAATGGTTTTGACTACTCTTCACTGATTAGCATTGCTGGTTCAATTCTAGCAGTTGTACTATTTTTAAGAATACTGGTGTCTGTGGGGGTCGGGAGTGGTGTTCGATGGGGCGCGGCGGGGGCGCTGCCGTTTTTGAAGCCTTTTGCGCCCAAGTTCAAAGGTGTTCCGGACGTGGAGTTCTACGACTTGCGAAACTACCAGGGCGACAAAGACGGGTGGCAGAGACAGAATCGGATTTTGTTTTGCGTGCCACTGAGAGATGCTTCGGAGCATCTACCGCGCTTTTTCAAGCATCTGTCCCAAATGACGTACCCACACAACCTGATTGATCTTTCGTTCCTTGTCAGTGACTCTTCTGATGATACTATGGAGGTCTTGTTGACGAATTTGCACAACCTACAGTCGCACAAGGACAAGTTCAAACGATTTGGTAATATTGAGATTTTCGAAAAGGACTTTGGTCAAGCTATCGGCCAGTCATTTTCTGATAGACATGGATTTGAGGCTCAAGGgccaagaagaaaactaaTGGCAAGAGCGCGAAACTGGCTTGGCTCAGTGGCTTTGAAGCCTTATCATTCCTGGGTCTACTGGAGAGATGTTGATGTTGAGCTGGCGCCCGAATCAATCATGGAAGATCTAATGCATCACGATAAAGATGTCATCGTTCCAAACGTCTGGAGGCCATTGCCGGATTGGCTCGGTAACATTCAACCGTACGATTTGAACTCATGGAAGGAAAGTGAAGCGGGTATTCAGCTGGCGAGCTCTTTGAACGATGATGCTGTCATCGTTGAAGGGTACCCCGAATATGCTACCTGGAGAACTCATCTTGCATATATGAGAGACCCAGGTGGCAATCCGGAAGATGAAATGGAGCTAGATGGAATCGGTGGTGTGTCGATCTTGGCAAAGGCAAAAGTTTTCAGGACAGGCTCGCATTTTCCTgccttttcttttgaaaagcatGCGGAAACTGAGGCGTTCGGTAAACTGTCAAGAAGAATGAATTATAACGTTGTTGGCCTTCCTCATTATGTGATTTGGCATATTTACGAACCATCAACAGAGGATTTAAAACATATGGCGTGGATGGCAGAAGAGGAAAGGCGTAAATTGGAAGAGAAGAGACTAAGGGAATTCTACGACTTGATTTGGGAAACGGGCTTCGAAGATATAAGGATGGATTGGTCAAACGAAAGGCAAgcaattctgaaaaatttggatcaCGATGCTGCAAGTGATAGGAGGATCGAAGTTGATTGGTCAGACCCTGATGCCGCAACGAATGAAGACGGTGATACACAAGATGGtgaaaataaagatgatTCAAGTACACCAGAAGAGATTCCATTGGATTTCGATCCCGACAATTAA
- the PET112 gene encoding glutamyl-tRNA(Gln) amidotransferase subunit PET112 (similar to Saccharomyces cerevisiae PET112 (YBL080C); ancestral locus Anc_7.403) → MLRVKRRYGAATSYLSKFTLLPQYKLKCGLEIHTQLNTANKLFSLSTNDPFHSSKSPNSLTSHFDIALPGTQPKLNYEAVLLGLKLSVALNCKINLNSHFDRKHYFYGDQPLGYQITQHFSPFASDGQMPLWQDIDDIDTKSKNINIIQLQIEQDTGKSLYKDVDKITLIDLNRSNVPLIEMVTEPDFSDLKEIRAFIKKYQNLVRHLDISTGDLETGAMRVDVNMSINEFARVELKNLPNTSAIMNAIKYEYQRQVKIIKDGGGMEHLSSAETRGWNGSSTVKLRSKETTIDYRYMPDPELPSISLSPDAIESIAKRLPPIPDEILNKLTHEPYNLSLKDAKILTISSNSQVELYTHEELRNYYFDTFHSYNNAVLKEKIGKVKPKLPINWIVHELLGDLNKLKIPLLEAKKVLTPQKLKDFLILIHKGDISSASGKLLLFHILEMIKKENFSSEGQLNLEKLISQYDLATIKAIDSNDLQKLCQDIITQVNDDRLISDIASGKRRNSLKFLIGQGMRYSQGRIKAQEFDKMFKKILNITY, encoded by the coding sequence ATGCTCCGAGTTAAAAGAAGATATGGTGCTGCGACATCctatctttcaaagttcactcttcttcctcaatATAAACTTAAATGCGGGCTGGAAATTCATACCCAACTGAACACAGCGAACAAGCTGTTTTCCCTTTCAACGAACGACCCATTTCACTCTTCTAAATCTCCCAATTCACTCACATCGCACTTTGATATAGCGTTACCGGGAACCCAGCCTAAGTTGAACTATGAAGCTGTCCTTTTAGGATTGAAATTGTCAGTAGCTCTCAATTGCAAGATCAATCTCAATTCACATTTCGACAGAAAGCACTATTTTTATGGTGATCAACCCTTAGGATACCAAATAACTCAacatttttctccttttgcATCCGATGGTCAAATGCCTTTATGGCAGGATATCGATGATATTGATACCAAGAGCAAGAATATTAACATTATCCAATTGCAAATCGAGCAGGATACTGGGAAATCCTTATACAAGGATGTCGATAAAATAACACTTATTGACCTTAACAGGTCGAATGTGCCGCTAATAGAAATGGTTACTGAACCGGACTTTAGTGATCTAAAGGAAATTAGAGCttttattaaaaaatatcagaaCTTAGTTCGACATTTGGATATATCAACCGGTGATCTAGAAACAGGAGCAATGAGAGTGGATGTTAATATGTCCATCAATGAGTTTGCAAGAGTTGAGTTAAAGAATCTACCTAATACGAGTGCCATAATGAACGCCATCAAATACGAATATCAAAGGCAGGtcaaaattatcaaagatGGCGGTGGCATGGAGCATTTAAGCTCAGCAGAAACAAGAGGATGGAATGGATCATCCACTGTTAAACTTAGAAGTAAGGAGACTACGATCGATTATAGATACATGCCAGATCCCGAGCTACCAAgtatttctctttctccTGATGCCATAGAGAGTATAGCAAAAAGGTTGCCTCCAATCCcagatgaaattttgaataagtTAACGCACGAGCCCTACAACTTATCGTTGAAAGatgcaaaaattttgacaaTCAGTAGTAATAGTCAAGTTGAGCTTTACACCCATGAAGAATTACGAAATTATTATTTCGACACTTTCCACAGCTATAACAATGCAGtactgaaagaaaaaattgggAAAGTGAAACCAAAATTACCTATAAATTGGATTGTTCACGAGCTGCTGGGAGATCtgaataaattgaaaataccACTCTTGGAAGCCAAAAAAGTCTTGACTCCTCAAAAACTCAAAGATTTTCTGATTTTAATCCACAAAGGGGATATATCAAGTGCAAGTGGAAAACTGCTCCTCTTTCATATACTGGAAATGATtaaaaaagagaacttTTCATCAGAAGGACAGttaaatcttgaaaaactAATATCGCAATATGATCTAGCAACAATAAAAGCCATTGACTCAAACGATCTCCAAAAATTGTGCCAGGATATAATCACACAAGTCAATGACGACAGATTGATTAGCGATATTGCATCCGGAAAAAGGAGAAACTCTCTTAAGTTTCTGATCGGTCAAGGCATGAGGTATTCACAAGGTCGAATTAAAGCTCAAGAGTTCGataaaatgttcaaaaagattttgaatattaCTTACTAA
- the GLE2 gene encoding RNA export factor GLE2 (similar to Saccharomyces cerevisiae GLE2 (YER107C); ancestral locus Anc_7.405), with protein sequence MAYFSSGSSAPVSSTIATEKDLANDIVISNPADDSISDIAFSPQQDFMFSVSSWDSKVRIWDVQNGVPQGRAQYDHAGPVLCTRWSNDGTKVVSGGCDNSVKVYDVTSGRSQQMGTHEAPVKSLRFLNFGQSNTEVLVTGSWDKTLKYWDMRQPQPISTIMLPERVYTLDSKRQLLVVGTAERHIVVIDLGNPTSIFKTTQSPLKWQTRTVACYNEGDGYAIGSIEGRCAIRYVDDEQQRKSGFSFKCHRQTATNRTAGSQAQSLVYSVNCIAFHPIYGTFVTAGGDGSFHFWDKNQRHRLRGFPSLQASIPVCNFNRQGTVLAYALSYDWHQGYMGNRPDYPNVIRLHPTTDEETKEKKKR encoded by the coding sequence ATGGCGTACTTCAGCTCAGGTTCATCTGCTCCAGTATCGTCAACTATAGcaacagaaaaagatttagCTAATGATATAGTAATAAGCAATCCAGCTGATGATTCAATATCTGATATCGCTTTTTCACCACAGCAAGATTTTATGTTTAGTGTAAGTTCGTGGGATAGTAAAGTTCGCATATGGGATGTTCAGAATGGTGTTCCACAAGGTAGAGCCCAATATGATCATGCAGGACCTGTATTATGCACAAGGTGGTCGAATGATGGTACTAAAGTTGTATCTGGTGGATGTGATAATTCTGTTAAGGTATATGACGTAACGAGTGGACGAAGCCAGCAAATGGGGACTCATGAAGCACCGGTAAAGAGTTTAAGATTTCTGAATTTTGGTCAAAGTAATACAGAGGTACTCGTTACCGGTTCGTGGGATAAAACCTTAAAGTACTGGGATATGAGGCAACCTCAACCAATTTCTACAATAATGCTTCCTGAAAGAGTTTACACTTTGGATAGCAAACGACAACTCTTGGTTGTTGGTACAGCAGAGAGGCACATAGTAGTCATCGATCTTGGTAACCCAACGTcgattttcaaaacaacACAATCCCCCCTCAAATGGCAAACAAGAACAGTAGCGTGCTACAATGAAGGTGATGGGTATGCAATTGGTTCAATTGAAGGAAGATGTGCTATCAGATACGTCGATGATGaacaacaaagaaaatcgggtttctctttcaaatgTCATCGTCAAACCGCCACCAATAGAACGGCCGGCTCTCAAGCACAATCACTAGTATATTCGGTGAACTGTATTGCATTTCATCCTATATATGGTACATTTGTCACTGCAGGTGGTGATGgatcttttcatttctgGGACAAGAATCAGCGACACAGGCTTAGAGGTTTCCCATCCCTACAAGCATCGATTCCAGTATGTAATTTTAACAGGCAAGGAACAGTACTAGCGTATGCATTAAGCTATGACTGGCATCAAGGTTATATGGGTAACAGGCCGGACTATCCAAATGTCATTCGCCTTCATCCAACGACGgatgaagaaacaaaagaaaagaaaaagaggtAG
- a CDS encoding uncharacterized protein (similar to Saccharomyces cerevisiae YBL081W; ancestral locus Anc_7.404), whose protein sequence is MPGHIESVPFLSQLEDVDKYLLEYRNLKLMSQTAKNFAPISTNHLHQMRFHSGSESNNGLEVESLEFDKRSIRTVQSGNYGNITNKNSINADNNNNNNNNNNNSTNNSSNNGGKIGNKSINSNNGVTNMNRKKFSNINNNQGYRFGNPSNTKYGAQNQQQNQQQQQQQQHSASPMIANHFKQTYPQLYYNSSNNGSNISLDQINSAFYGSNHVVTQQRQVSSGNSSPSLAMPKLDTSLSGTSSIASYNGSFDPISSEFNAQFTSPAAFSNYLGGGLMNPGPTLAPSGPTSATIPSARNDLLPNFSSTSLANDTTARGSMVFDPKGPAPTVGSDTIVPNPAPKSSQDNTFNNVEGSTAEENNNTSNQFFMNDFTIDWGSSHVNGSSSNSGSFGIWSNDMSVWS, encoded by the coding sequence ATGCCAGGTCATATTGAAAGTgttccatttctttcacAATTAGAAGACGTCGATAAGTATTTATTGGAGTATCGTAACTTGAAGCTTATGTCTCAAACTgccaaaaattttgcacCAATCAGTACGAATCATTTGCATCAAATGCGGTTTCACAGCGGTAGTGAAAGTAACAACGGATTGGAGGTTGAATCTTTGGAATTCGATAAAAGGAGCATTAGGACGGTTCAGTCCGGCAACTATGGTAATATAACGAATAAAAACAGCATTAACGctgataataataacaataacaataacaataacaataatagtACTAATAATAGTAGTAACAATGGCGGCAAAATCGGTAATAAAAGTATCAACAGTAACAATGGGGTAACAAATATGaatagaaaaaagttttcaaatattaACAATAATCAAGGGTACAGGTTCGGTAACCCATCAAATACAAAATATGGCGCACAAAATCAGCAACAAAatcagcaacaacaacagcaacaacaacacTCAGCTTCACCAATGATTGCGAATCATTTCAAACAGACATATCCTCAGCTCTACTACAACTCCAGTAATAATGGTAGTAACATATCATTGGATCAGATAAATTCGGCCTTCTACGGATCAAACCACGTTGTCACTCAACAGCGGCAAGTGTCTTCTGGTAACTCATCCCCCTCTTTGGCGATGCCTAAGCTTGATACTTCATTAAGTGGTACTTCATCAATCGCATCCTACAATGGAAGTTTTGATCCTATATCGTCAGAATTTAACGCACAGTTCACCTCCCCCGCTGCATTCTCAAATTATCTGGGAGGTGGACTCATGAATCCGGGTCCTACACTCGCACCATCAGGCCCAACTAGTGCAACCATTCCCTCTGCAAGAAACGACTTGTTGCCAAATTTCTCTTCTACATCCTTGGCGAACGATACAACAGCAAGAGGGTCGATGGTTTTTGATCCTAAAGGGCCTGCACCAACTGTTGGTTCTGATACCATAGTCCCCAATCCAGCGCCCAAATCTAGCCAAGATAATACCTTCAATAATGTTGAAGGTTCAACGGCAGAGGAAAACAACAATACATCAAACCAGTTCTTTATGAACGACTTCACCATCGATTGGGGCTCAAGCCACGTCAATGGTTCATCCTCGAATAGCGGATCTTTTGGTATTTGGAGCAACGATATGAGCGTCTGGAGTTAG
- the HYP2 gene encoding translation elongation factor eIF-5A (similar to Saccharomyces cerevisiae HYP2 (YEL034W) and ANB1 (YJR047C); ancestral locus Anc_1.478) translates to MAEEEHTFETADAGSSLTYPMQCSALRKNGFVVIKNRPCKIVDMSTSKTGKHGHAKVHLVAIDIFTGKKLEDLSPSTHNMEVPFVKRTEYQLLDIDDGYLSLMTMDGETKDDVRAPDGELGEGIQSNFDEGKDLNVTIIAAMGEEAAISFKEAPKTD, encoded by the coding sequence ATGGCTGAAGAAGAACACACTTTCGAAACCGCTGATGCCGGTTCCTCCTTGACCTACCCAATGCAATGTTCTGCCTTGAGAAAGAACGGTTTCGTCGTCATCAAGAACAGGCCATGTAAGATCGTTGATATGTCCACCTCCAAGACCGGTAAGCACGGTCACGCCAAAGTGCACTTGGTCGCTATCGATATCTTCACCGGTAAGAAGTTGGAAGACTTGTCTCCCTCCACCCACAACATGGAAGTGCCATTCGTCAAGAGAACCGAGTACCAGTTGTTGGACATCGACGACGGATACTTGTCCTTGATGACCATGGACGGTGAAACCAAGGATGACGTCAGAGCTCCAGATGGTGAATTGGGTGAGGGCATTCAATCCAACTTCGACGAAGGCAAGGACTTGAATGTCACTATCATTGCCGCTATGGGTGAAGAAGCTgctatttctttcaaagaagctCCAAAAACCGATTAA
- the SRX1 gene encoding sulfiredoxin (similar to Saccharomyces cerevisiae SRX1 (YKL086W); ancestral locus Anc_2.642) has translation MSIQTRSLGQIKEVPLSQIRRPIAPVLDYAKIDAMVNTMNGEPSASKTCTLEEAKELDGKLPPIDVMAVRENDQTYYFAFGGCHRFQAYERKALGSSDNDALVRCKVLPATRKQLQLYVGASVDTMFAAVDKANAASKD, from the coding sequence ATGTCAATTCAGACACGCTCCCTTGGGcaaatcaaagaagtaCCATTATCACAAATAAGAAGACCTATAGCACCAGTACTTGACTATGCTAAGATTGATGCTATGGTCAACACAATGAATGGTGAACCTAGTGCAAGTAAAACATGTACACTagaagaagcaaaagagTTAGATGGTAAATTACCGCCCATAGACGTTATGGCGGTAAGAGAAAACGATCAAACGTATTATTTCGCATTTGGCGGCTGTCACAGGTTTCAGGCGTACGAACGCAAGGCCCTGGGGTCCAGCGACAACGATGCTTTGGTAAGATGCAAAGTTCTGCCAGCAACAAGAAAACAGCTTCAACTGTACGTGGGCGCAAGCGTAGACACCATGTTTGCCGCCGTTGATAAGGCGAACGCTGCGTCAAAAGACTGA